GCGACGAGCGGCCTCGAGGACGGCGAACTGACCGCACCCTGGCAGGCGGTGACGGATACCGCGTCACGGCGGTGATGATCTCCCCCGCCGACCACGCCGCGTTCACGGGAAAGCTCGTCGAGGAGATCGGCGATGGGCAGCACGACGGCCCGACCGCCTGAGCGGGACGGCTCTCAGTCCCAGTCGAGGTAGTCCTCGATGAACCACGACGTCTCGCCGGGGTGGGTCAGGGGAAAGAAGTGGCCGGCGCCGTCGACCGCTTTCACGCTGACCAGCCCCGGCGCGGCCTCACGCAGCAACTCTCCGCCCTCGACCGGCGTGACGCGGTCCGCGGATCCCTGGACGACGAGCACGGGCGTGGCATCCGCGACGGGCTGCCAGGCCGCGCCGTCCGTCGCCGCGAGCGCATCCGCCTGCATCTGACGCACATCGGTCTGCGGCGAGAACGAGTCCCCGAACACGGCGCGTACCTCCGCGTCGAAATCCTCACCGTACGGAGCGTCACGCGTGACACCCAGCAGCAGCACCCCGCTCACTCGTTCGTGATGGTCGATCGCGACGGTCCGCGCGACAGCGCCGCCGAATCCGTGCCCGCCGATCCATGCCTCCGAGATGCCCAGGTGCTCCAGGACGTCGACCACGTCCTGGGCGAGCTCGTGCAACGTCTGCGCGTGGGAGCGTCGCGCGGCGATGCGCACCACCCGGAAGTCCTCTTCGACGAGGATGCTCGCCAGAGCGCCGAAGTAGGCGAAGTCCAGCCCCGCCTCAGGCAGCAGGACGATGGCGGGGCCGGTGCCCTCATCGAGGTAGCTGATGTCGCGAACGTCGGCATCGAAGATCTGTCGAAGGTTCTCGGTCACGATCCTCCATCCTAGGCGGCGGCGAGTATGCACGGAGCATCTCCGTCCCCGCGAGGATGCCTAAGCTGGAACGGTGACGTATCCCACGGCACGGTGGTGCCGCAACCGGCGAGGGAGCGCCCTGTGCACGCGAGCGTCCGGGCATGCGGGACTGCACAACCGCGTCGGCACGTCGCAGATGTGGTCGGACGTCGACGCCGACCCGCCGACGTGCCCGGCCTCCGGTACCGAGGCCATCAGCGCGCCACGCCTGGCAGACGACTCCCCCGCCGCCGGTTTTCCCGATGGGCGGGCGCGGTGCCTCGGGTGCGATGCCTTCGTGCCGTTGGTCGACGGCCGCCTGGGCTCCCATGACCGATTTCGCGGCACCGAGGATGTCGCCGAGTCCGCCGCTCGCGCCGAGTGGTTCAACACCTTCGGCTGGGAGTGAGGCGGGCACCGCGTCTCAGACGCCGAGCTTCTTTGCCGCCTTGTCGACGACTTTCCGCGAGCGTGCACGGGCCTTCTCGGCGCGGTCAGTGAGAACAGAAGTTCACGGGCGGTGGAAGGGATCCGCGTACAGCCGCTCTGGCACGCGGAACCCGTAGATGGCGCGCCCGGTGGCCCAGATGGCTGCGGCGCCCGCGCGTACGAGATCGATCGGACGGGACCCTTCCGACACGACGTGGATGTCGGCGCCGTCGATCCGCACGGCCGCATCACGGACGGAGGTCACCTCTCCCTGGACGACCGTCTCCGGGTACTCCTCGTGCAACTCCCGCAGATCGCCGAGGATGAAGGTGGGCCGCGCCGTCGGCGGAGCGGCGAGCACGTGCTTGGGTCGGTCGATCCCGGTCAGTACCAGCACCGAGGCGAGGCCGGCTGCCTGAGCGCCGGCGATGTCGGTGTCGAGCCGGTCGCCGATGAAGAGCGCCCTGTGCGCACCGAAGCGGTCGACCGCCTCATCGAAGATCGGACGCTCGGGCTTGCCGGCGACGACGGCAAGCCGGCCGACGGCCGTGTGCACGGCGGAAACGAGCGTGCCGTTGCCCGGCGCGATCCCACGTGCCTGTGGGATCGTCCAATCCGTGTTCGTCGCGATCCATGGGATGCCCCCGGAATCCTCCGGTGTGGCCAGGGCGTATGCAGCCTCGGCGAGCTGCTCCCACCCCACCTGGGGTGCGAACCCCTGGACGACGGCAGCGGGCGCGTCGTCGGCGCTGCGGGTCACGACATAGCCCGCCTTCTCGATCTCGAACACGAGTCCGTCTCCCCCGACGACGAGGATCGTCGAACCCGGAGCTACGCGCCCACGTAGCAACCGCATCGCAGCCTGCGGACTGGTCACCACGTCTTCGGCACGTGTCGATGTCAGTCCGAGAGCGCGGAGGTGCTCCGCCACGACGGCATCCCGGCGCGACGCGTTGTTGGTGATGTACCCCAGACGTCGCGAGGCGGCGGCGGCATTCAGACTGTCGACGGCATACGGGAGGGCGCCCGGACCGGCGTAGACGACCCCGTCGAGGTCTGCGAGCACCACATCGACACCGTCGAGCGGAGTCGGCGCCGTGCGCTTCGAGAACAGCGCCATCAGTCGGTCACCTCCTCCACCGGAGAGGAGGCTTCGTCGATCTCGTCGATCTCGTCGACCTCGATCACCTCGAGATCCGCATCGACGGCGCCGATAGCCTCCGCGGCCACCTCGGCGCGTCGCTGCCACTGCTGGGCCTCGTCGAGGCGCCCGAGCTCTTCGAGCACCGCGGCGCGGGCGGCGAACAGACCCGGACTCCACGAGAAGGCCCGATCGGGATCCAGCTCCGGGATGTCCAATTCGCTGAGTGCGCGTTCAGTCTCGCCGAGATCGAGCCGCGCGCCCGACATGGCGATCGCCAGCTCGACCCGGACGTCCGTCGTCAACGTGGAGCGATCCACCGCGCGCCCCACCTCGAGGGCGCGATCGGGCCGGCCGACCCCGCGCTCACTGTCGACGAGGAGAGCGATCTGGTCGTCACGGCCGGAGATGCGGCGATATGTGCGCAGTTCGCGCACGGCGAGAGCGAAGTCGCCCAGCGCGTACGCGGTGATCGCCACAGTCTCCCGCACGATGGCGATACGGCCGGCGCTACGGGACGCGGCGAGGGCGTGCGCGTGTGCGCGCTCGGGGTCATCGTCGATGAGGCGCGCCGCCATGGCCAGATGACGGGCGACCTGTTCGGCGTTCTCCTTCGACAGCGTCTTGAGCTCATTGCGCGCGGACGCCGGCAGGTCCTGGGGTGTGACATCGTCGGGCAGCTGCGGCCCCGTGGGGCCCGTGCGACGCTCCGAGCCCTGCGGCGGCCGGGAACTGCGACCGGGCACACGGGAGGTTCGATCGCCACCGCGCTGTGCGTAAGACTTGCGCTCGCCATCGCGCTGTGCGTAAGGCTTACGCTCACCGTCGCGCTTCACGTACGGCTTACGCTCGCCGTCGCGAGGAGCGAACGACTTCCGCTCGCCATCGCGCTTCACGTAGGGCCTACGCTCACCATCGCGAGGAGCGTACGGCTTGCGCTCACCATCGCGAGGCGAATACGGCTTACGCTCACCGTCACGCTTCACGTACGGCTTACGCTCACCGTCACGCTTCACGTACGGCTTACGCTCACCGTCACGCTTGACGTACGGCTTACGCTCACCATCGCGCGGACGCTGGCCGTCGCGAGGGCCAGCGCCCGATCGTGCCGACGAGGTTCCATCGGAAGACCTCCGGCGGCGCTCGGGTGTCGCATCCGGGTTCTCGGGATCGCGCTCCTGTGCCATCGAAGGAGTTCCTTTCAGTCGTGTTAACGGGAAATGGCCACCCAGCGTTGGGTGGCCATTTCCTGAAAAGAAGTCCGGCGGTGTCCTACTCTCCCACAGGGTCCCCCCTGCAGTACCATCGGCGCTGTGAGGCTTAGCTTCCGGGTTCGGAATGTGACCGGGCGTTTCCCTCACGCTATGGCCGCCGAAACACTATTGATGTTTCATCAAGCACACAACGATCAAAAATGATGTTTGTGTGTGTTCTCGACCGTACATCGAGAACCACTCAGTGGACGCAAGCACCAAAACGGTGTGTTATCAAGTCATCGGCTTATTAGTACCGGTCAGCTTCACGTGTTGCCACGCTTCCACATCCGGCCTATCAACCCAGTAGTCTGGCTGGGAGCCTCTCACCCGAAGGTATGGAAATCTCATCTTGAGGCCGGCTTCCCGCTTAGATGCTTTCAGCGGTTATCCATCCCGAACGTAGCTAACCAGCGGTGCTCCTGGCGGAACAACTGGCACACCAGAGGTTCGTCCAACCCGGTCCTCTCGTACTAGGGTCAGATCCTCTCAAATTTCCTACGCGCGCAGCGGATAGGGACCGAACTGTCTCACGACGTTCTAAACCCAGCTCGCGTACCGCTTTAATGGGCGAACAGCCCAACCCTTGGGACCTACTCCAGCCCCAGGATGCGACGAGCCGACATCGAGGTGCCAAACCATGCCGTCGATATGGACTCTTGGGCAAGATCAGCCTGTTATCCCCGAGGTACCTTTTATCCGTTGAGCGACAGCGCTTCCACAAGCCACTGCCGGATCACTAGTCCCGACTTTCGTCCCTGCTCGACCTGTCAGTCTCACAGTCAAGCTCCCTTGTGCACTTACACTCGCCACCTGATTGCCAACCAGGTTGAGGGAACCTTTGGGCGCCTCCGTTACTTTTTGGGAGGCAACCGCCCCAGTTAAACTACCCACCAGGCACTGTCCCTGAACCGGATCACGGTTCGAAGTTAGATATCCAGAGTGACCAGAGTGGTATTTCAACAACGACTCCACGGTAACTAGCGTCACCGCTTCACAGTCTCCCACCTATCCTACACAAGCCACACCGAACACCAATACCAAGCTGTAGTAAAGGTCACGGGGTCTTTCCGTCCTGCTGCGCGTAACGAGCATCTTTACTCGTAGTGCAATTTCGCCGAGTTCGCGGTTGAGACAGTTGGGAAGTCGTTACGCCATTCGTGCAGGTCGGAACTTACCCGACAAGGAATTTCGCTACCTTAGGATGGTTATAGTTACCACCGCCGTTTACTGGGGCTTAAATTCTCAGCTTCGCCTTGCGGCTAACCGGTCCTCTTAACCTTCCAGCACCGGGCAGGCGTCAGTCCGTATACATCGTCTTGCGACTTGGCACGGACCTGTGTTTTTAATAAACAGTCGCTACCCACTAGTCTCTGCGGCCACCACACCCTTTTTGAGGCAAGCTCATATAAGCGGATGGCCCCCCTTCTCCCGAAGTTACGGGGGCATTTTGCCGAGTTCCTTAACCACGATTCTCTCGATCTCCTTGGTATTCTCTACCTGACCACCTGAGTCGGTTTGGGGTACGGGCAGCTAGAACCTCGCGTCGATGCTTTTCTTGGCAGCATAGGATCACCCACTTTTTATCCGCATCGTGTCTCAGCCGTAACGAGTCACGGATTTGCCTATGAC
The DNA window shown above is from Microbacterium laevaniformans and carries:
- a CDS encoding alpha/beta fold hydrolase, with translation MTENLRQIFDADVRDISYLDEGTGPAIVLLPEAGLDFAYFGALASILVEEDFRVVRIAARRSHAQTLHELAQDVVDVLEHLGISEAWIGGHGFGGAVARTVAIDHHERVSGVLLLGVTRDAPYGEDFDAEVRAVFGDSFSPQTDVRQMQADALAATDGAAWQPVADATPVLVVQGSADRVTPVEGGELLREAAPGLVSVKAVDGAGHFFPLTHPGETSWFIEDYLDWD
- a CDS encoding HAD-IIA family hydrolase, with the translated sequence MALFSKRTAPTPLDGVDVVLADLDGVVYAGPGALPYAVDSLNAAAASRRLGYITNNASRRDAVVAEHLRALGLTSTRAEDVVTSPQAAMRLLRGRVAPGSTILVVGGDGLVFEIEKAGYVVTRSADDAPAAVVQGFAPQVGWEQLAEAAYALATPEDSGGIPWIATNTDWTIPQARGIAPGNGTLVSAVHTAVGRLAVVAGKPERPIFDEAVDRFGAHRALFIGDRLDTDIAGAQAAGLASVLVLTGIDRPKHVLAAPPTARPTFILGDLRELHEEYPETVVQGEVTSVRDAAVRIDGADIHVVSEGSRPIDLVRAGAAAIWATGRAIYGFRVPERLYADPFHRP